The Hirundo rustica isolate bHirRus1 chromosome Z, bHirRus1.pri.v3, whole genome shotgun sequence genome contains the following window.
CAAAGTTATTATTCTTGCTGTACTtattttcaagggaaaaatcTGTAAAAGAGTCATGGTGGCTTGCATAGAGCTGCTATGCCCCCGCCAGATGTTTCAGCTGACCTCAAAGGGAATTCTTGAAAAATGAATGGATGCATGTACTTTAAATTTCAGCCCTTCTTAGTTAGCAAAACTTTTTGTACAACTTCAAAGAGTTCTAAGAAATGGATAAAAGAATCTCAAGTATAATAGATCCATTAGCATGCATTTTCACCCACTAAAGACAGGATCTTTAATCCTCCTTTATATATTAATTTAgagcatattttatttattaaatttacCATATGAATAACATTGTATTACCCTTTAATGAGGAAATATAGTTATTGAATGTTTTATTAAagtcttgttttttttcaggagctTCAGTATATTTTTTCAGGGCAAGTTGTTCAAGGCTTAACAACAACATAAAAACattaaagcaaaagaagaatGATGATTGTATTAGGATGTTACTTAACTATAAGTACTAAAAAGTTTCACAAGCACAAATGACATTTTTGTacatcagggtttttttgccatttctgtAATATATCACTACAATAGTCACATGCTGTCAAATAGATAACAAGCAAGTGTAAGTGGTCATACATGTTGATGCACGTAAGTTTTTCAGTTCCTATCGATCACATTCAACAGAAGTATCAAGATAGCTGAAGAGCCTGGCCCTACTTTTGCAGACTGATTGATGCACAGCTTCTAACTCAagacacagctctgggtgggTGCAAGATCGGTTCTGGGGGATCACTTTATAGGAAGGATCCTTTGTTAGGAAAATGTGGGCTAATTACAAGTAGAAACGCCTCACTTATGAGGTTAAACTACCCAGGAACCAACTAGACTGTACTACTTGCTCCCAGACCTTGTATAAGAGTGTTTCCCTAAAGCAAAATCAGTAAGTTGTGGAATAACTTCCTTCAAGCATTTACAGCTTACTTAAAGGCAAATTATTTCCTTAGGACCTATAAAATGTCTTCTAGCTGCAGATAGaattttaacaaataaatataatggTATGCCAAAAATTTGCATATACTCTAATCCTTGTTCAGTCTATGAACTGAacaaggttttgttttgctaatACTTTACTGTGGAATGAAATGGCAGAAATCTGAGTAATTTTGGTTGCtattaaaataatgtatatAAACAGAAAAAGTCATGATAAAGCATTCTTAATGCAAGCTTGAACAATGTATGTTTTCATGCCCAGTGGAACTACAATTACACTTTCTTCTCAGAAGTAGTGGAATGGTttcgggggtttttttgtttggtttggttttttgtttgtttggcttttttgtttggtagttgttgttttggttttttttttttttttccttgcatgtaAATCCCCAAATACTTTTTCAATTTTATAGATTAAAAAATTGCTTCATACATCAGTTTTAAAAGCATTGGTTAGGTATTTCCTTCCATTTTGTCTGCTGAAGGACTATGAACTTGGAAGAAAACAGTTCAAAGAAACTCACAACATTTATAAGACACCTACTGccataaaaccaaacaaaatagcattttgtttCAAATGCCACCTAGGAACACTAGATAAATGAAGTATATACATTATGGTAGGTAGTTAATAATCCCCATGTTTTCACCTGCCGGTATTACTGCAAATTACACTGTTTCCATGACATGCCTAATGAACAATTTACTATTTTCATAAGCAGTCACATGCATTGAAGGTAGGATCACCAGACACCTTGAAGCAGAACCAGAGAGACCAAGCGTACTAATCTGTTTCGCGGGATGACAAGGCAGCTGGTGTATGAAATGACACATCTCTGCTGACATGAGCGAGCAACATTGACCTAAAGCATTTCTTCTGGAgccgctgctcctgctgcttcctgagtGGGtttctccatgggctgggagTTGTGCAtgggggctgggctgtggccGGGCTTGTGGCCATCATGGGTGCCATGACTGCTGGCGCTGCCAAGGCGCGTGGAGGCCACCACGGCTTTCACTGCGGCCTGGGAGAGAGAGGACCAAGCAAACATTCCTTAGGGGGCATGGCCTGTCTGCGGCATGGCCTCAACACTGTCCCAATAGGGAATGCAATTGCAACTGCATTTAGTCTACCTGGGAAGGTCACCTTTGGATACCTGCCTGGGCCTGGGTGGATTCAGAAGGCCACCTGGTATATTTGATTGAGGTTTAAAATTGCTGCTTTCACAAGGTTATGAGTTGGGTGACATGagcacaacttttttttcagctatacctgcttatttgttttgtttcgggtttttttttagaaattacttCAGGTGTCCCGCATTGAAGTAGAAtgtcaaaaaaagaaagtcatCATCTTCTGtcataataataacaacaatattatCACTGATTATTCCATGAAAATTTCACAAAGGAACACAATGTTTATCACTATTGCACTGTTGCATATTTCAAGCACAATTTTGTGGAGCACATGGGCAACTTCCTAACTATAGACATATAAAAATACACACTGAGGGTAGGCTTTCATAGCGCATGAAATATCACAAAATGAAGACAAACATGAAGACAGTTACATTAACCCTTGCCTTGAAGAGTTTTAttgcctgaaaaaaaccagacatACAGAggtgaggaaaataaatgctaattTCTGTGTGTGACAATTCAAGCTATTTTTTAATTGGCAGCTTTTGCTTAGGTATCAAAGACGTGGGTCTGCAGCAAGAGATGAAGAACATAGCAAGTTCTGTGGATTGTTTGGAGAGgtaatcacacacacacacacacacacacacacacacacacacacacacaaaacccaaaaaaacaaaaaacaaaacaaaaaaaaccacaaaaagaaacaagcaagaaactcccacaaagaaataaaaaggaaaaaaataaggtgtTAATGAAAAAGAGATAACATAAACATTGTCAATAAAAAAGAACCAGCTGCAACAGGTTATGAAGAAATACTACAAGTCATATACCAATGAAAGTGGCAAGAATTTTGAGAGACTAGACctcttaaaggaaaaatcacaGACAACCACATTAGTGGTGAGAGGACTTTGGAAAAGTCattgaaaaacagaacaagcCACTCAATGATACTACAATGTCTAAAGGTGCTTTCAATGTAATTTACACTCAGAAGCACTGTTGGATGTTTATGAAACAAATTCAACACAGCCTATGAGAAACCAAATCCTGACTGAGACTTTTAGAGTTACTCTTTAAAATTTGTCTTTACCCAAAGAAAGCCTGCTGGTGGACTTGTATGTTGGGAAAGAGGAGATAATTAATTACATATTATTCTTACTAACAAAACAACACCTAAAGTGTGTACTCACTACTTTGATGTCTGCAAAGTGTGTACTCACTACTTTGATGTCTGCAAAGTGTGTACTCACTACTTTGATGTCTgctttggttttagttttttgatCAGAAATTAATTGTCTATaaatttattgggtttttttacagagtTAATAATTGTGGAAAATTATTAACTCTACAATAACTGCTAACTTCAATCAATCCTCTTAATATTTGGAGATTTGATAATTTAATCTTTAACAGAGAAgtgctgaagaaataaaattagaaaaagtgATACTTTGTAATCGCAAAAGATTCAATTGATTTACTGTAGgggtgtcttggattatgtaacctaaaaacgTGTAACTCAGGGTGGGGGGCGAGGGCATGGGCacggatgccttctgataatggcccagctgttaaaaccaggtggggcagtgtttcttttctctttcaccaTCCCTCTatcctccagggggatatcCTATGATAATGgcccattagggcccaccaatgacatgacacagtCCATCATCCCATAttgagatgctccacccagttgggaaggagccagctgttcctggctagataaaaactgggactgaaggacacaaggtatccagtttttccactggattcctggaggaagaccagacccatcttgtcacgactggactttctacaggaccatctctactccacagaaccacatctgttattccaggaggacttacttggactgcttccaacaccctgaccaacagggtgccaggttgtatccctgactctgtcaaggttttttccaggatttttgtttgcttccttgcttgttgtggttttgtttgtttgtttgtttgttttgtttgtttgttttggtttttttttactattcctAGTAAAGtactgttactcctattcccatatctttgcctgaaagctccTAATTGCAAAACTATAATAATtaggagggaagggggtttacattctcctttccaagggaagctctagctttcattgacagacaactgtctttcaaaaccaagacaagggGTCTAAATAAAATGAGCTTCAAAAAATATCTCTGgtgtaaaaaataaagaaaaatcaaaatgtcaaTGTGAATTATAACTGCAATCCCTGAGAACTTTGTAAATGACAAAACTAATTTCTTTGCCCTGTAGATATTCTCTGCTACAATtctccacttaaaaaaaaaaaaaaaaaaaaaaaaagaaaaaaaaaaaaagcagccaaagTTAAGGCTCAGTTTTTGTGAATTGGTTTTTCTATGAAATTTATGAAATCTTTCAGTTAAGTTGCTTTTTACTCTTATTCCCAGGGCTACAAGGGCAGCTTCACTGTAGCTGTTACTAACAATTTCTGTGCTGAAGTATCCCTGGAATTATCTCCTGAGCAGatgaaaatctttaaaaactgaagatTGGATTTGGGGAGAAGAAAGTTTCCTGATACTATGTCAGTCAGGTGCCCAGTTGCCTGCTATTTTCACCTGAAGATGTTTCCCTGCTTCTTCCCAATGTACATACGTAGACTGGATGGTAAAGGAGTGTCCTGAGGACATTTATGGACTTACACATCTGAAATGCTCACTCTAGTTCATACAGAAGGATGGCTTAAACCTTCTGCTTTGTATTGATAGGCATGGGTAACTCAGGGTGGGTTAGGAATCAAAATATGCTTTaacagattaattttcttttagattTATGGAtgctcatttaaaaattactcagTATGTTGTTCTTTCTAATCAATATTCTAAGGATACACCAGCAATATAGGGCAGAGTGATGGACAGaagcaagaaaggaagaaggaaagaaaaaatggaaagtaaGGACTTTGTGAAAGCTGTGTACATTCTCAGCATTCCTATCTGTGTAGGCAGAGCTTTCAATCAGCTtcacatatttttattcatttggcTTCAGTCATTGACTAAACCAGCTTCAAACTTTTTCAGTCTTCCTCAGACATCTTAAATAAGAACCTTCCATAATACCATGGAATATTGTCCTCAAAAATGTGCAAGGTTTCTGCAAGGCTACTAATTTAATTGCTTGCTTTCATAGCCAAAACAGAGACTATGAGCAGAGACTTGCCTTAAGTTTACGCCGGGCATTGAATTCTTGAAGTTTCTTTTGTGCGTTGTCCATATGTGCAAAGTTTATTGCCTTCCCTGTGACCCATGGGTGCTGCAATGCCTGTAGAGTGGTGAGGCGTTTCTTGGGGTCTAAAACAATCAACTTTTTAACCTGCATCacaagcaagaaataaaaacgACTGTCAGCTTTATTCTTCATTCAAATTTATATAGTTTTGTATTTGTGGGCTCTGGTCTTGGTTTGGGGAGCATCTTAGGTGAGATATTCTAAAAAACCAATAAGAATTTTCATTTGTGTCTTTGCAAGTGTTCTGCTTCTGGCATTTCTTGGTCCTCCATAAATAACATCTGATCAAGACAGCCATTAagggggaagagagaagagaaagaaccAACTGGTTACCAACATATCATGGGTATGCAGATGCAGATGACCTGTATCTATTATAGGCTCTTTTGTGTCTGAATTGTCACAAAAAACCCTAAGAAATTCTCAAAATCTCTGAGTAGTATCACTACTTTTAGATTTGGACAAGTTATAAACTGGATTAGAAGGTTTAAATTATGCATATGCAGCTCATACGAACTTGTACCACGCGGTCCCTGTCAGGTATATCacaaaggaaatgtttctttcagTCACTGTAAAACCTCATGTAcacataaaagaagaaaagcactgTAGAAGTGTTTCTGTCTTAGCCCATGCTGAAACTAATGCTGTTTACACCATTTCTTCTATCACCAAAGCCAGCAAACCTGGACTTTTACAAACATGACTAGAATATTTTTGGGAAAAAGGCACTGCAAACATACCCCTGTGACTGGAGATGGTCCTGCTGGACAAAAAGTGTGTCTAGTCAAGTGACATTCCCTGGGTTTTATTGTATCTCTGGACATGTAGTGttttataaaaagaagaaaggtgaGGATGGAGTAACAAAGTACACAGATGGCTTTGCAGAGCCACACTTACCCAGCTCTCCTGACTGCAGACCCTCTTTAGCAGAGTGCAAGTGATGGCAAAGGGCTCCACTGCTCCTATGTGCCCAAGGGTGAGGGAAGACTTGCTTTAGGGTTCTCTGAAATCTCCCTACAAAGAGCTTTTAAAGAAAGTTGGTTCCCTGAAGTGTGTGCAGGAGAATAGGCATTGTGGTGAATTCTGCTTGTGTCTCCAAGGAAGACCTTGAGTTAACCAAATCACTTCAGCTGAACACTGAATTGCCCACAGCATGGGTTTTGAGAGTCATGGTCATCATCACCTACAATTTGCTATGCAATGTTGAAACCTGAAAGTTTGAGCTCTACTTTACTAAAACAGTATGGAGCAGTTTGGACAAAAGCTTTCCTGGCAGACTGCTGTTTAtatggaagtaatttttttttttttttttttttgccttagaAAAACTTCATATAtcataaaacaatgaaaaagtaGTTTAAACTTTGACAGTCCTTCCACTTAAAATATCCTGAAGTACTTCACTAACACCAATGATGCAGTGTTTTGTGACACAgtttgtataaatatatatggaagaaaacatttgtgtttTCAGTGCTAATGAAATAACTGAATTATGCAAGTTATTATTCAGAAAAGTCATACTCAAGTATATCTATCTTTGCAGATCAGTGTCTCCTGGATCCAAACTACTTTATCcagtaataaaataatacagTGCAGATAGCATGCCAGTCCTTGCATTTTGCTAATGGAGAATATTTAAAAGTAGTCAATCTTTCCtcacctattaaaaaaaaaaaaaccaaaccaaaccaaaaaaactttaatggaaagaaaaaatatgtcagAAGGAAGCAGTGGGGGggaatttaattccttttataTTCTTCTCCAAAATTCAGGCTTGAAAACTGCACAAAAAGAAGGACTTGTTTCTACATTTCCCTGAAGGTGTTTGCCCAAAGAAGAGGAATGGTGAAACACTTagagctggaaggagaggcaggcatACATGAATACTATGACAGCTGCCAACAATCTATGGCTTACTTCACAGAAGAACTTGAATATCCATGTTCTGAGTGCATAATTACAGCACTGGACTAACAGGGGATATTAACAGCACCATACTATAGCAAAGACAAGAGGAAACTATTATGAACAATTAATTAACCAATTATTCTtctccccccccctcctcccccccccccccccaatggACTTTTCCTCAATGGCAGAAATACTAAATACTCCAGTCTCATTTTTGCTTTACTTACTAAATCCTTGGCATTCAGAGACACATCATCCCACCAGGGGGAGACAAAGTCATATTCACAGCTCAGGATTCTCTTAAACATATACTGATCTCCCCTTTCATCATAAAATGGTTCAAAGCCACAAAGTCTGaaatgataaaaaagaaattaatttaattagtCCTGTGTTGTTAGAAACAGTTCATGGTAGTATTTTTCCCTACTTTGTGTCCTGTAGATCACTTTGGAAACCAGACATGGTTTCCAGACTCATGAACTCCTAATTctacagagcagagaaaaatgtgGTTGTAAGTATTCTTAAGCACAGGGAAAGGCTTTTCTAATaataattttactgttttcataTGTGTTAAATtggaaatattaaaacaggGTGAAAGAGAATTTATCAGGATCCCTGTAACTCTGGCCAGAGGAATAGGAATTAGCTGAGGAAACCCATCTTACACCTGAAGCTAGAAGTTTCTACGTATCCAATTAGGACTGATTTTTGGTAATGTTCATCCctgtacatttttttcatcctaTCAGCCACAATATGTAAGAACCTTTGGTAAGTTTTCATGATCAGCCCTCATTTTTACTTAGATAACCTACAATGCAGAAGTCTTGTGATCTCACTAATGACtgcatttataaatatattgaaTAGAGATCCCAGCAGAGATACACACTGCTGGCCCCAGGGAAAGCAGACTCATAGATGTCGTTTCCATTTGCATAATGTCCTTTTTTATCACTTCACTTTAATCATGCCTGCACATataatcagattttttaaagtgaatttcCTATTCAGCCAGTATGTGATCTGAGCTTAACAGAGGAAGTCTgtctgctcctctccctccaggAAATGCAGCAAGCAGTAAGatgatgagaagaaaataacagcagaaCGTAAAGATAAATCAACAAATCTAGAAAAGACTTATATTTCaacttatttttgtatttttaaacacaatgtGCTTCTGAAAAAGGAGGTTGAGGTTCAAGGAAGAAATAAGGTTTTGGAAGTGGTGCATAGCCATGGGTGGAACAGCATCACATTCCACTGCTGAAGAGGAGAAACACTTCATTGCAAGCATATTCTACACACATTATTTTTCCAAGTCTGGCAGAGATGTATTAAAATACAAGGATTCAGTCTCCAAACCTAGTGTTTCGGTAGGTGGTGGCcagccagagcccctctgctgctccccttcTGTTTTCTGCCTCTCCCATCACCATTTCTGGTCTAGCAGCAGGTCCTTGCTGTCCCCATGAAACACCCCTGAGCACAGCCCCTCATTGGCTCAGCCCAAACTGCCTTTTGGATCAAGGTAACCGATGACAGTAAGAACCTGCTTAAGTCTTGCTGTGACTCTGCTGGGAGCCTCCTAAGTGAACTCTCTGCTTTCACTGTAACATACTACTATCACCTATTGTTTTCCTATTAACAATTACAATAGCAATTCTACTTAAAAATCCATTGCAGCagacagattttcttcttctacaTGCCAAAATAGATGTGAAAATCTAGAGATTTCAAATTAGATTAATTAAATCAGTGCAAGACTACTGTGGCTGCCCTTGatttaactttattttgaaagaacattttattattctgaTTCATTTTAAATCAGTTACCttcaaataaaggaaaagtcaatgtaaactgctttaaaatgtgtaaaaatgaTGGTGTTTTGTGTCCTTTTAAGTAACTTAGTAAAATAACACCTTTAATTAAATCCATGCAATTTCAACTACAGACAAAGTCTTTGTACTTGTTGACCACTGTCTGCATCTCAGACATGCAGAAGGATTTCTAAGCTGCTTTATGAATACAAAAGGACTGCTCGTCTTTGTTTCtatgtgttatttgttttcatattgtatttcatttttacattgggttttatgttataataGTTTATTCTGTACTCCCCTCTTCTCCTGTAAAATGTTATATCCTGAAGTTTCTCCCTGCACtttcttccctgtccatcctcccacactcctcccagtccccttgtaccggccctgtctgtcattcggctgttcttcccagcttctggagaatTTGGGTAAAAGACATTGAATGATAGGGCAAAAGCCAAAGAGGTTCCTCCCTTTGTGTTCCccattggtttccttgaatgtccctccaaccctgttccaccttatccctgattgagtgttggtttttcccctcctttagcccctccctGCATATAAGCCTGGACCACAAAGCCTCAGCTATGACTTGGTTTGAGCTGCAGTTTGAGGCAGGTGTCTGAACAGGATGGGacaaagactggaataaagaTCTTGGATTTGCACTCAGATCAAGTCTGATTCCTTTTCTTCGCCACCGATGGGGTTTCTCTCTAGTGATAGGGTGGAAAAGTCCCTTCACGGCTCCccaggtttttaggacccaggggagttttcctgtcttgtcacAGTgtcgagctagcctgggcaaaacggAGCCAGTAGCTCCATAAGAGACAAGTGACACCTcttgacttttaaaattatgcatGTGGCTTCCCCTGAATTATGACAGTTATCAGATATTAATATAATTTGTCTCAGGAAAAACTGTTCTGTCAGAATGTGtgtcaaagtttttttttaatcaaatggtAAGTCCACTTTTAATGGCAAGATACAGTTTTATGCAGATCCTCTACAACATGGTTGTTAACTCTTAACATCCACTCCATTTTGGGGGGACAATCAAGAATGTTTCGGTTTTTTCTGACTCTATGTAAGCAGGTTTCCTTTACTGAACTATGAGACTGAGACATGCAACATTGTTGTCTGGACTCCAGGATTAATGACTTTGTAATTTTACATGTACCTTTCTGGTCTCAGTTTCTAATCCACAAAGCATTACACACAACAGAAGAGTTTTAAATGTGGAGAACTGTTAAAACTAAATGGAAGAGACCGCCAGGTGGATTTTTGCCTGTCTTGTTCTGTAGATCAAATTAGATTTTGGGGTGGGAGTAGGACAGGATTAGAAGGAGGAAGAATAGAAGAGTATCTATAGGCATGCAGCCCCATCCAGGGCAGGAACTCACACACTTGTATTTACAAACATGCAGAGGTTTAGTGTGGCTTGAGAGCATCTCCTCAACAGCTGGAAGGTTTTGAGAGGCTGCATATAGAAAACACCACTCCAGATATTCAGACAGGAGTTGTTTGGAGTTTAGTTGGAGCTTGCTTACACTTGAAAACAAGTTTTGCTTAAGAAAGGCTATTAGTTTGAAGTGAAACAACATAATTAAGCCTTGAGTAACTAGGAAAGGCCATAATTTAAACTAGGTGGCTTTGTAAAGGGACAGCAAAAGTCACCTCTTGAGTCTTAGGGACTGCCTTGCTGGCAAATTTCACATCTCTCTGTCAGGAGTGGAAACCTTATAAATGACAAGAAATGAACACCTAGCAGACAATATCTGACATGTGATCTTGAACACAAGGTCTGGATTTTAAACCAGACCTTGACACAAAGAGacacacatttaaaaagcagcaaataacAAAATGGCAAATAGGAATATTGTAGTCTCTTATTTACAGGTACCCAAGAGGAGACCTGTGAATTATTTGAGGTTTATGTGCAGAACAAAAGGTGAATGTTTTCTGACATTATCATTAGAGTGTTTATATATCCTTACATGGACTTTTTGTAGAAACTCTAGAGAATATAATTCTTTctttgcaaaagagaaaaataattgggTTACTGCACGCTGTACTTGCTGGACAGAGCAAGTAGTAGGGGAGGGATAATGGCCTCCATGTATAAAATTCTCCATATCTTTAAGGTACATATATAAAatccccttttcttcccttaaaaaGCATCCTAGAAGTATAGTATATAATTACACAAGCCATCTTAGCACTGTCATTGCTAAGAGTCTACATTGTCTCATAATTATTCTCCCATAAAGAACAGAGTCAATACATCATATGGTATTTTCCCTTCTCAAtatctttccttttaaagatTCAGTCAATACAATCAAGTAATTACAATTCTTACCAACTGAACCATGTCTAGCCACAATAAGACCTTGACACAAATGCCAGTTTAAACACAAGTGTTTGGAACTTTTGGTCCATATTTCTTCACATTAATATCATGATTCTGCACAGAccttgctgctgtgcaggaagTGTTATATTTACCAAATATTGAAACTGAATATTTTGCCATGCTCCTCTAGGATTTGACTTACTTCAGTAAGATCAGGAATATAATAATTAAAGTTTAGGATCTTGTCTTTTCCAATGGGACAGCTCAAAGTGTCATGAAATCCTGTGGGTTCTAAAAAGTGAACCTCTCTGTAGCACTGTCTGCACTTACAGGATGTAGGTGATAATCCCCAGGGACCACATGTCCACTTCAGGACCATAGGCACATCCCCGTAGTATCTCTGGTGCTGTAGAGGACAAAACACTTGTCAGTAACACAGAAGTTGAGTGAAGAAATAACagttacaaaataaattaaaatccatGCACTGTCATGTCTTTTATAAAAAGTTAGGACTGCCCATTCAAGCCCTTAATTAGGCAGGTGATTCCCTTCACTGATTATAAAACAAGAGAAGTCAGAGAAGTCATGACCAAGCACTGCCAGAATAAAATGAGAAGTGTACTttagtttcactttttttttttttttttttttttttttttttttttttttttttttttttttacatttgtgaaagaaatattttactttgtgtttttacaaatacatcaacaacaaaaatgagGCCAAGGAAAAGCTCCATCCTTTATTGGTTGCAGAGGCAAACACTGGAACCAAGGAtgaagaaaaggctgaggtacttaTTGCCTTCTTTGCCTCTCTCCTCAACAGTAAGGCCTGGTTATCCTCAGGGAACCAGCCCCTGAGATGgcagacagggacagagagcagaaCAGACCCCGTGCAATCCAGGAGGAGAGAGGTAGTGACCTGCTGAGCCACTTAGACACAAGTCCATGGGACCAGGTAGGATTCATCCAAGGGTGCTGGCGAAGGAGTTTGCCAAACTGCTCTGCATCACTGATCATCAGTTCTGTCTAACTGGGAAGGTCCCAGATGATTTGGAGGTTGGCTACTGTGATGTCCATCCACAAGAAGGGCAGGAAAATGAACACAGGGAAGTACAGGCCTGTGAGCCAGACCTCGGTGCCAGGGAAGATCATGCAGAAGATCATCTTGAATGTGATCAGATGGCACATATAGGACAGTACAGGGGatcaggcacagccagcaggagTTCAGGAATGGCATGTCCTGCCTGACCTACCTGATCTTTCATGAGCAGATAATCCACCTGGCAGAGGAGGGGGGGGCTGTCGATGTCTGTGGGGACTCTATTAATGTCTTTGGCAGTGACTCCCATGGCATTCTCCTGAAGAAACTGTTTGTTCATGGTGTGGACAGGGTGGTGTCACTGGGTGAAAAACTGTCTGGATATCTGGCCCCAGGGAGTGGTGGTGAATAGAAttacatccagctggtggctggGTACCAGTGGGATGCCCCATGGCTCAGTGTTGGGACCAGTCTTGTTTTACATCTTTATCctgatctggatgaggggatcgAGGGTACCctcagtttgcagatgacaccaagtcAGGTGGGGACTAGGAAGCTCTACAGAGGGAtgtggacaggctggatccatgaGACAAGGTTGATGGGATGAAGTCCAATGAGATTGAGTGTCAGTTGTGCCTTGGTCCACAATaacccctgcagtgctacaggctgggggcagagtggctggaaaactgTTGTGCAGAAAAGGGCTTGGGTGTGCTGGTTGacagtggctgaacatgagctaggtggccaagaaggccaagaGCATCCTGGCTTGTGTCAGCAATAGTGGGGCAGTGATcatccc
Protein-coding sequences here:
- the CAMK4 gene encoding calcium/calmodulin-dependent protein kinase type IV isoform X2; amino-acid sequence: MTSGATSIVYRCRQKGTQKPYAVKMLKKTVDKKIVRTEIGVLLRLSHPNIIKLKEIFETPTEISLVLELVTGGELFDRIVEKGYYSERDAADAVKQILEAVSYLHANGIVHRDLKPENLLYATPAPDAPLKIADFGLSKMVEDHVTMKTICGTPGYCAPEILRGCAYGPEVDMWSLGIITYILLCGFEPFYDERGDQYMFKRILSCEYDFVSPWWDDVSLNAKDLVKKLIVLDPKKRLTTLQALQHPWVTGKAINFAHMDNAQKKLQEFNARRKLKAAVKAVVASTRLGSASSHGTHDGHKPGHSPAPMHNSQPMEKPTQEAAGAAAPEEML